A window from Enterocloster bolteae encodes these proteins:
- a CDS encoding GNAT family N-acetyltransferase, with the protein MIRYLEKSEFGACRPLWQEAFPEDSREFADYYFDKKILQSSVLVKEDGTGRIVTMAHMNPYRINMGKKMWKLDYIVGVATAADSRHRGHMRDVLMKMLGDMHQDRKPFCYLMPASPDIYRPFGFRYIFDQPQYRLGSEAKECLQRRELRLDGNLCSSLAGWMNHWLSSRYQVYALRDRDYMEMLQSELDSEAGSVYGWYDVSGSLQAFQAFWGREKQEQRFLYAGRDRWLEPDSGQHAPRPAIMARITDVRSFMEAIVLDEGCPCPAMDVMVNIHDPLIPGNSGLWRWKIDGNGSSLTKKGVSLPKIHTGECAEEPDYPGTLVSTEVLDITIEQLASWLFGYSALEELAEGEQNGVPFWCAYVQVLDGVYLDEVV; encoded by the coding sequence ATGATCCGGTATTTGGAGAAAAGTGAGTTCGGGGCGTGCAGGCCCCTTTGGCAGGAAGCGTTTCCGGAGGATTCCCGGGAATTTGCAGACTATTATTTTGATAAAAAAATACTACAGAGCTCCGTACTAGTGAAGGAGGACGGCACAGGCCGTATCGTCACCATGGCCCATATGAACCCATACAGGATCAATATGGGAAAGAAGATGTGGAAGCTGGATTATATCGTGGGCGTGGCTACGGCTGCCGACAGCCGCCACCGCGGACATATGAGGGATGTGCTCATGAAGATGCTGGGGGACATGCATCAGGACAGGAAGCCCTTCTGCTATCTCATGCCGGCCTCGCCGGATATCTACAGGCCCTTTGGGTTCCGGTATATATTTGACCAGCCTCAGTACAGACTGGGATCTGAGGCAAAGGAATGCCTTCAGAGGCGGGAACTTCGGCTGGACGGAAATCTCTGTTCCTCGCTGGCCGGATGGATGAACCACTGGCTCTCCTCCAGGTACCAGGTCTATGCGCTGCGCGACCGGGATTATATGGAGATGCTTCAGTCGGAGTTAGACAGCGAGGCGGGAAGCGTATATGGATGGTATGATGTGTCGGGGTCATTGCAGGCGTTCCAGGCCTTTTGGGGGCGTGAGAAGCAGGAGCAGAGGTTCCTGTATGCGGGCAGGGACAGATGGCTGGAACCGGACAGCGGCCAGCATGCGCCCAGACCGGCAATCATGGCCCGCATTACCGATGTGCGCTCCTTTATGGAGGCCATTGTCCTGGATGAAGGGTGTCCCTGTCCTGCCATGGATGTGATGGTCAATATCCATGACCCGCTGATACCGGGCAACAGCGGTTTGTGGAGATGGAAAATTGACGGAAACGGATCCTCCCTTACAAAGAAAGGGGTATCCCTGCCAAAGATTCATACCGGGGAATGCGCAGAGGAGCCGGATTATCCGGGGACGCTGGTTTCCACGGAGGTTTTGGATATTACCATAGAACAGCTGGCATCCTGGCTGTTTGGATACAGCGCCCTGGAGGAGCTGGCAGAGGGGGAACAAAATGGAGTGCCCTTCTGGTGCGCATATGTGCAGGTCCTGGACGGCGTGTATCTGGATGAGGTGGTGTAG
- a CDS encoding NAD-dependent protein deacylase, producing MNEKWQQLKEWIGGSDNIVFFGGAGVSTESGIPDFRSVDGLYNQQYKYPPETIISHSFYMRYPEEFYRFYKDRMLFTDAVPNQAHKALARLEERGKLKAVITQNIDGLHQMAGSREVLELHGSVHRNYCTRCGQFYDLDYVVKSDGVPHCSCGGVIKPDVVLYEEGLDDRTLQKSVDYIRHADILIIGGTSLVVYPAAGLIDYYRGHKLVLINKAATSRDSQADLVISDPIGEVLGTVVD from the coding sequence ATGAACGAAAAATGGCAGCAGTTAAAGGAATGGATTGGCGGCAGTGATAACATTGTGTTCTTTGGCGGAGCCGGAGTATCCACGGAAAGCGGGATTCCGGATTTCCGCAGTGTGGACGGGCTCTATAACCAGCAGTATAAGTACCCGCCTGAGACCATCATAAGCCATAGCTTTTATATGCGGTATCCGGAGGAATTCTACCGATTTTATAAGGACAGGATGCTGTTTACCGATGCTGTCCCAAACCAGGCCCACAAGGCCCTGGCCCGGCTGGAGGAGAGGGGGAAGCTTAAGGCGGTCATTACCCAGAACATTGACGGCCTCCACCAGATGGCGGGAAGCAGGGAGGTGCTGGAGCTTCACGGCAGTGTACATAGGAATTACTGTACCAGATGCGGACAGTTTTATGATCTGGACTACGTTGTAAAGAGCGATGGCGTGCCTCATTGCAGCTGCGGCGGTGTGATTAAACCCGACGTGGTCCTGTATGAGGAAGGGCTGGATGACAGGACACTGCAGAAATCCGTGGACTATATCAGACATGCGGACATACTCATCATAGGAGGGACATCCCTGGTGGTGTATCCTGCGGCAGGACTGATTGACTACTACAGAGGCCATAAACTGGTGCTCATCAATAAAGCGGCCACCTCAAGGGATTCCCAGGCGGATCTGGTTATCAGCGATCCGATTGGAGAGGTCCTTGGGACTGTGGTTGATTAG
- a CDS encoding aldo/keto reductase: MYQAAENRYGSMEYKRSGRSGVLLPRISLGLWQNFGLEKSLEEQEAVLFRAFDMGITHFDLANNYGFPAVGKAEENFGSALRDGLGRYRDELFISTKAGFDFWPGPYGNWGSRKYLMASLDSSLKRMGLEYVDVFYHHRPDPETPLEETMGALSDMVRQGKALYVGISNYQAEEAEAAIRILRENKTPCLLHQPRYNMFERWAEDGLFELLDREGVGCICYSPLAQGALTGRYLDGIPEGSRASKEGTTVGGRYLTEDKLVKIRALNKMAGERGQSLAQMALAWVLRRKEVTSVLIGASSIAQLEDNAKALDSPAFSCEELADIEGILKG, translated from the coding sequence ATGTATCAGGCGGCAGAGAACAGATACGGCAGCATGGAATATAAACGCAGCGGCAGAAGCGGTGTCCTGCTTCCAAGAATATCCCTGGGACTGTGGCAGAATTTTGGACTGGAAAAGAGCCTGGAGGAACAGGAGGCTGTTCTTTTCAGGGCATTTGATATGGGTATCACCCATTTTGACCTGGCAAATAACTATGGATTTCCGGCGGTGGGAAAGGCGGAGGAAAATTTTGGTTCCGCTCTCCGGGACGGTCTGGGAAGGTACAGGGATGAGCTGTTTATCTCCACAAAGGCAGGGTTTGATTTCTGGCCGGGACCATACGGCAACTGGGGATCGAGGAAGTACCTTATGGCCAGTCTGGATTCCAGCCTAAAGCGTATGGGACTGGAGTATGTGGATGTATTTTACCATCACCGTCCTGACCCTGAGACACCCCTGGAGGAGACCATGGGCGCCCTGTCAGACATGGTGCGCCAGGGAAAAGCGCTGTATGTGGGGATTTCCAATTATCAGGCAGAGGAAGCAGAGGCAGCCATCCGCATACTGAGGGAGAACAAAACCCCCTGTCTGCTTCACCAGCCGCGGTACAATATGTTCGAGCGCTGGGCGGAGGACGGCCTTTTCGAGCTTCTGGACCGTGAGGGCGTGGGCTGCATATGCTACAGCCCCCTGGCACAGGGCGCCCTGACGGGCAGATATCTGGATGGGATACCGGAAGGATCCAGGGCTTCAAAGGAAGGGACCACTGTGGGCGGCAGATATCTGACAGAGGACAAGCTGGTAAAAATCAGGGCTCTGAACAAAATGGCAGGGGAGCGCGGACAGTCCCTGGCCCAGATGGCCCTGGCCTGGGTACTTCGCAGGAAGGAAGTCACCAGCGTTCTCATAGGGGCCAGCAGTATTGCACAGCTGGAGGATAACGCAAAGGCCCTTGACAGCCCGGCATTCAGCTGTGAAGAGCTGGCTGACATAGAAGGCATACTGAAAGGGTGA
- a CDS encoding DUF951 domain-containing protein, translating to MNEKLNYEVGDIVKLKKTHPCGSSQWEILRVGADFRLRCMGCGHQIMIARRLVEKNTRGLTKAKEDS from the coding sequence ATGAATGAAAAGTTGAATTATGAAGTAGGGGACATAGTAAAGCTCAAAAAGACCCATCCCTGCGGCAGCAGCCAGTGGGAAATCCTCAGGGTGGGAGCTGATTTCAGGCTTAGATGCATGGGGTGCGGACATCAAATCATGATTGCCCGCAGGCTGGTGGAGAAAAATACCAGAGGACTTACCAAGGCAAAAGAGGATTCCTAA
- the rpsF gene encoding 30S ribosomal protein S6 encodes MNKYELTVVLNVKLEDEQRAAAIEKVKGYITRFGGTVTNVDEWGKKRLAYEIQKMHEAYYYFIQFESDSVCPNEVEAHIRIMEPVIRYLCVKAEA; translated from the coding sequence ATGAACAAGTATGAATTAACCGTTGTTCTGAATGTGAAGCTGGAAGACGAGCAGCGTGCAGCAGCAATCGAAAAGGTAAAGGGTTACATTACCCGTTTCGGCGGCACTGTAACAAATGTAGATGAATGGGGCAAGAAGAGACTTGCTTATGAAATTCAGAAGATGCACGAAGCTTACTACTACTTCATCCAGTTCGAGTCTGATTCTGTATGCCCGAATGAAGTAGAGGCTCACATTCGTATTATGGAACCAGTGATCAGATACTTATGCGTTAAGGCAGAGGCATAA
- a CDS encoding single-stranded DNA-binding protein, translated as MNRVILMGRLTRDPEVRYSQGERSMAIARYTLAVDRRGRRGQDSSAEQQTADFINCVAFDRAAEFAEKYFRQGMRVLVSGRIQTGSYVNKEGQKVYTTEVILDDQEFADSKGAASEMGGYAQAAPSQRPAPTSAIGDGFMNIPDGVEDEGLPFN; from the coding sequence ATGAACAGAGTTATCTTAATGGGAAGATTGACAAGAGACCCGGAAGTCAGATATTCACAGGGAGAGCGTTCCATGGCTATAGCCAGGTACACCCTTGCAGTGGACAGAAGGGGACGCAGGGGCCAGGACAGCTCCGCGGAGCAGCAGACAGCCGATTTTATCAACTGTGTTGCATTTGACCGCGCTGCCGAGTTCGCCGAGAAGTATTTCCGTCAGGGAATGCGGGTGCTTGTGTCAGGCAGAATCCAGACAGGTAGCTATGTAAATAAGGAAGGTCAGAAAGTATACACCACCGAGGTCATTTTGGATGACCAGGAATTCGCAGACAGTAAGGGTGCGGCGTCTGAAATGGGAGGATATGCCCAGGCAGCTCCTTCTCAGAGACCGGCTCCTACCAGTGCGATTGGTGATGGGTTTATGAACATTCCTGATGGAGTGGAGGACGAAGGACTTCCATTTAACTAG
- the rpsR gene encoding 30S ribosomal protein S18 — MAFNKTDRPDGAKMRRPGGMRRRKKVCVFCGDKNGTIDYKDVNKLKRYVSERGKILPRRITGNCAKHQRALTVAIKRARHIALMPYTCD, encoded by the coding sequence ATGGCATTTAATAAAACAGACAGACCAGATGGCGCTAAGATGAGAAGACCAGGCGGAATGCGCAGAAGAAAAAAAGTTTGTGTATTCTGTGGAGATAAGAACGGAACCATTGATTATAAGGATGTTAACAAGTTAAAGAGATACGTATCCGAGAGAGGAAAAATCCTTCCCCGCCGTATCACAGGCAACTGTGCAAAGCACCAGAGAGCCCTGACTGTAGCTATCAAGCGCGCACGTCATATCGCTCTTATGCCATATACCTGCGATTAA
- a CDS encoding cyclic-di-AMP receptor, whose amino-acid sequence MDMNLMLIIVQENDAESLASAFKRSQIQATRIDAKGLVSSRKLNVFLVGTERTDEVLQLVSSNCKERAMEIEDQEYNGHMFVDVQKTIVIGGATIFILGEARLMKVKGGCCGD is encoded by the coding sequence ATGGATATGAACCTGATGCTGATTATCGTACAGGAGAATGATGCTGAATCACTGGCATCCGCATTTAAGAGAAGCCAGATTCAGGCCACCAGGATAGACGCCAAAGGGCTGGTTTCCAGCAGGAAACTTAATGTATTCCTGGTGGGGACGGAACGGACGGACGAAGTATTGCAGCTGGTGTCTTCCAACTGCAAAGAACGCGCCATGGAGATAGAGGACCAGGAATACAATGGCCATATGTTTGTGGATGTACAGAAAACCATCGTCATTGGCGGCGCTACCATCTTCATCCTGGGGGAGGCCAGGCTGATGAAGGTCAAGGGCGGATGCTGCGGGGATTAA
- the citC gene encoding [citrate (pro-3S)-lyase] ligase has protein sequence MSDYYISQIRPDDKPANQQLDLLLTSEGIRRDANLDYTCGMFDEEMNLVAAGSCFGNTLRCLAVGRCHQGEGLMNQIMTHLMEIQVSRGNTHLFLYTKCSSARFFADLGFYEIARTDGQVVFMENRKNGFSSYLQRLSSESGESGRASSQERCAALVMNANPFTLGHLYLTERASAENDTVHLFMVSEDASLIPFKVRRRLVTEGTSHLDNIIYHDSGPYIISSATFPSYFQKDMDSVIESHAKLDLVIFTKIAHALGIGRRYVGEEPHSRVTGIYNQIMEKELPKAGIQCSVIPRRQQDGAAISASTVRRAIKENHMELLPSLVPPSTLRYLLSREAAPVLCKIREAKDVIHY, from the coding sequence ATGTCCGACTATTACATATCACAAATCAGACCTGACGACAAGCCAGCCAACCAGCAGCTGGACCTGCTTCTGACATCAGAAGGCATCCGCAGGGACGCCAACCTGGATTACACCTGCGGCATGTTTGATGAGGAAATGAATCTGGTCGCCGCCGGCAGTTGCTTTGGCAATACACTCCGGTGCCTGGCTGTAGGCCGCTGCCACCAGGGTGAAGGTCTCATGAATCAAATCATGACCCATCTTATGGAGATTCAGGTATCCCGCGGTAATACCCATCTGTTTCTGTATACAAAATGCAGCTCTGCCCGGTTCTTTGCAGACCTGGGTTTTTATGAGATTGCCCGGACAGACGGACAGGTTGTTTTTATGGAAAACAGAAAAAACGGATTCTCCTCTTATTTACAGAGACTCTCCAGTGAATCAGGCGAATCAGGAAGGGCATCCTCTCAGGAAAGGTGCGCTGCCCTGGTAATGAACGCAAACCCCTTCACCTTGGGCCATCTGTACCTGACAGAACGGGCCTCAGCGGAAAATGACACGGTCCACCTGTTCATGGTCAGCGAGGACGCAAGCCTAATACCGTTTAAGGTGCGCAGGCGCCTTGTAACAGAGGGAACCTCCCATCTGGACAATATCATATATCATGACAGCGGCCCTTATATTATCAGCAGCGCCACCTTCCCCAGTTACTTCCAAAAGGACATGGACTCTGTCATTGAAAGCCATGCAAAACTGGACCTGGTCATCTTCACGAAAATCGCCCATGCCCTGGGCATTGGCAGGCGCTATGTGGGAGAGGAACCCCACAGCCGGGTAACAGGCATCTATAACCAGATTATGGAAAAAGAGTTGCCAAAAGCCGGAATCCAATGCAGCGTCATCCCCCGCAGGCAGCAGGATGGCGCTGCCATCAGCGCTTCCACGGTCCGCAGGGCCATTAAGGAAAACCATATGGAGCTTCTCCCCTCCCTTGTTCCTCCGTCCACTCTGCGTTACCTGTTAAGCAGAGAGGCTGCTCCTGTCCTTTGTAAAATCCGTGAGGCAAAAGATGTAATACACTACTGA
- a CDS encoding ABC transporter substrate-binding protein — protein sequence MKHTKGTAGRRAGRFLALALSAAMVLSSAGCAGKGGSQPSGQAESGQAAAGQTQSAAAGSGKIVNIGVTSSLNTLNPLLMDGVEMNKYATGLMFLPLVELDQNMEFEGMLADSVTAEDERNFLVHIDDKAVWSDGTPVTADDVVYTALRLCSPVIGNPAMMYYVFEGVGDNGFVEEGADHVEGITRVDDKTVRFTTKAPMSLITFNSSYARYLMPLPKHVIGDIDEKALTSAPWFSRPDVVSGPYKVTEFDRDHYVSYEANKDYWKGAPKIERLNIKIVEGSQLYAGLKSGEIDITQNTMSTIPLEDYESVAALENVEVSYGDPITNQSVFINTARITDTKVRQAMLYAVDRNQLLEQLLKGNGEVADGFLSSASPYFDSTLVPVSYDPEKAKSLLAQSGWDQSKSIRFCIDSGDSTFVNAASVIAAQWAAVGIKADIQTMDINTLMSTASSGDFDVLSVQYTYPPVDPYADVAWLLGGQGSWTGYTRPEVEEALSNVALTNDKDKLKELYGIVDRSVQEDVPMFSAYIIKTMAAANKRLTGVKPSVYGFFNHVEQWDVSQ from the coding sequence ATGAAACATACAAAAGGAACAGCAGGGAGAAGGGCAGGCAGATTTCTGGCCCTGGCTTTATCTGCGGCCATGGTCCTGTCATCGGCAGGATGTGCGGGCAAAGGCGGCAGCCAGCCGTCGGGCCAGGCGGAATCAGGCCAGGCAGCAGCGGGCCAGACCCAGTCAGCGGCCGCTGGCAGCGGGAAGATTGTCAATATCGGAGTGACCAGCTCTCTCAATACGCTGAATCCCCTGCTGATGGACGGCGTGGAGATGAATAAATATGCAACAGGTCTTATGTTCCTGCCCCTGGTGGAACTGGACCAGAACATGGAATTTGAGGGAATGCTGGCTGATTCCGTGACAGCTGAGGACGAGAGAAATTTCCTGGTGCACATTGATGATAAGGCCGTATGGTCCGACGGGACTCCGGTCACTGCGGACGACGTGGTGTACACGGCTCTCAGGCTGTGCAGCCCGGTCATCGGAAACCCGGCTATGATGTATTATGTATTTGAAGGCGTGGGCGACAACGGGTTTGTAGAAGAAGGGGCAGACCATGTGGAAGGCATTACCAGGGTGGATGATAAGACCGTGCGTTTTACCACCAAGGCACCCATGTCGCTCATAACCTTTAACAGTTCTTATGCCCGCTATCTCATGCCCCTTCCAAAGCATGTGATTGGGGATATAGATGAGAAGGCGCTGACGTCAGCCCCATGGTTTAGCCGCCCGGACGTGGTGAGCGGTCCCTATAAGGTGACAGAGTTTGATCGGGACCACTATGTGTCTTATGAGGCCAACAAAGACTACTGGAAGGGGGCTCCCAAGATTGAGCGCCTCAACATAAAAATCGTGGAAGGCAGCCAGCTTTATGCCGGGCTTAAGTCCGGGGAAATCGACATTACCCAGAACACCATGAGTACCATTCCCCTGGAGGACTATGAGAGTGTGGCGGCGCTGGAGAACGTGGAGGTTTCCTACGGAGACCCCATTACCAACCAGTCCGTATTCATCAATACAGCCAGAATCACCGATACAAAGGTGCGTCAGGCCATGCTGTACGCAGTGGACCGGAACCAGCTTCTGGAGCAGCTCTTAAAGGGAAACGGAGAAGTGGCGGACGGTTTCCTGTCATCAGCCAGCCCGTATTTTGACAGTACCCTGGTGCCTGTTTCCTATGATCCGGAAAAGGCAAAGAGCCTGCTGGCACAGAGCGGATGGGACCAGAGCAAAAGCATCCGTTTCTGCATTGACTCAGGCGACAGTACCTTTGTGAACGCTGCTTCTGTTATAGCAGCCCAGTGGGCCGCGGTGGGCATCAAGGCAGATATCCAGACCATGGACATCAATACGCTGATGAGCACTGCTTCCAGCGGTGATTTTGATGTGTTGTCCGTGCAGTATACGTATCCTCCGGTGGATCCTTACGCGGACGTTGCCTGGCTCTTAGGCGGCCAGGGCAGCTGGACCGGCTATACCAGGCCGGAGGTGGAGGAAGCCCTGTCAAATGTGGCCCTGACAAACGACAAGGACAAGTTGAAGGAGCTGTACGGGATTGTAGACCGGAGCGTCCAGGAGGATGTACCCATGTTTTCAGCCTACATTATCAAGACCATGGCAGCGGCCAATAAGCGCCTGACCGGGGTTAAGCCCAGCGTCTATGGCTTCTTCAATCATGTGGAGCAGTGGGATGTATCCCAATAG
- a CDS encoding ABC transporter ATP-binding protein, translated as MSHILEVTNLEVEFSGDGGKNISVDHVGFHVDSGEIVCIVGESGCGKSVTALSVMGLLGKGGKVTAGRVLFEGRDLLSMTERELDGVRGDRLTMIFQDPLTSLNPVFTIGSQMTESIRAHMGLGKDEARERALSLLKKVGLPDTLSVMKKYPHLLSGGMRQRVMIAMALSCNPSLLIADEPTTALDVTIQAQIMDLILELKEEMGMAVLLITHDMGLVAQMADRVLVMYAGQLIEQARVLELFDHPAHPYTRALLRSVPGIRDEEDRRLESIEGIVPEHYDRIRGCRFARRCPFRTEICMKPQQEMSVGDSHIVRCCRAKEVLADG; from the coding sequence ATGTCACATATCCTTGAAGTCACAAATCTGGAAGTTGAATTTTCCGGTGACGGGGGGAAGAATATCAGTGTGGACCACGTGGGATTCCATGTGGATTCGGGGGAGATAGTCTGTATTGTAGGGGAGTCGGGCTGCGGCAAAAGCGTCACAGCCCTGTCTGTCATGGGACTTTTGGGAAAAGGGGGCAAGGTGACGGCCGGCCGGGTCCTGTTTGAGGGAAGGGATTTGCTCTCCATGACGGAGCGGGAGTTGGACGGAGTCAGGGGAGACCGGCTGACCATGATATTCCAGGACCCTCTCACTTCCCTGAACCCAGTATTTACCATCGGGAGCCAGATGACGGAAAGCATCCGGGCCCACATGGGGCTGGGAAAAGATGAGGCCCGGGAGAGAGCGTTGTCCCTTCTTAAGAAGGTGGGGCTGCCGGACACCCTATCTGTGATGAAAAAATACCCGCACCTGCTGTCGGGAGGCATGCGCCAGCGCGTCATGATTGCAATGGCCCTTTCCTGTAATCCGTCCCTTCTGATTGCCGATGAGCCGACCACGGCTCTGGATGTGACGATTCAGGCCCAAATCATGGACCTGATTCTGGAGCTTAAGGAGGAGATGGGCATGGCGGTGCTGCTCATCACCCATGACATGGGACTGGTGGCTCAGATGGCAGACCGGGTGTTAGTGATGTATGCGGGGCAGCTCATTGAGCAGGCCCGGGTGCTGGAGCTGTTTGACCATCCGGCCCATCCCTATACCAGAGCATTGCTGCGTTCTGTACCCGGCATCAGGGATGAGGAGGACAGAAGACTGGAGTCCATAGAGGGGATTGTGCCGGAGCATTACGACCGGATTCGAGGGTGCCGTTTTGCCAGGAGATGTCCCTTCAGGACAGAGATATGCATGAAGCCGCAGCAGGAGATGTCTGTGGGGGACTCCCACATTGTGCGGTGCTGCAGGGCGAAGGAGGTGCTGGCAGATGGCTGA
- a CDS encoding ABC transporter ATP-binding protein, whose product MADTSRVPLLSAEGLKKYYTAKSGMFSRSAGVVRAVDGVSFQLFEGETLGLVGESGCGKSTLGRQLVGLEHPTGGRVVYDGHDLGHMSQAQMKPFRTQLQMIFQDSYSSLNPRKHVFEILAEPMLYHGLAKRGDVYSHVERLLDMVGLPKNCLGRYPHEFSGGQRQRIGIARALSLNPRLLVCDEPVSALDVSIQAQILNLLRDLQKELGLTCIFIGHGLGAVNYVSDRIAVMYLGKMVEIADRKELFDHPLHPYSRALFEAVPIADPRKRRKRSEGIVGGETASNVNTPSGCPFHPRCPHCKGECMSREMELRPAVPGSSHLTACIRFKELEKEDGKV is encoded by the coding sequence ATGGCTGATACATCCCGGGTCCCCCTGCTTTCTGCGGAGGGACTGAAAAAATATTATACGGCAAAGTCGGGCATGTTCTCCCGTTCCGCCGGTGTGGTGCGGGCTGTGGACGGGGTTTCCTTTCAGCTGTTTGAGGGGGAGACTCTGGGGCTGGTGGGTGAATCCGGCTGCGGTAAATCCACGCTGGGACGCCAGCTGGTAGGGTTGGAACATCCGACAGGAGGACGGGTTGTCTACGACGGTCATGACCTGGGCCATATGAGCCAGGCCCAGATGAAGCCCTTCCGCACCCAGCTGCAGATGATATTCCAGGATTCCTATTCATCCCTGAACCCCAGGAAGCATGTGTTTGAGATACTGGCAGAGCCCATGCTGTATCATGGGCTGGCCAAACGCGGGGATGTGTATTCCCATGTGGAGAGGCTGCTGGATATGGTGGGGCTTCCTAAGAACTGTCTGGGAAGATATCCCCATGAATTCTCCGGCGGACAGAGGCAGCGCATAGGTATTGCCAGGGCCCTTTCCCTGAATCCCAGACTGCTGGTGTGCGATGAACCGGTCAGCGCCCTGGATGTGTCCATCCAGGCCCAGATACTGAACCTGCTCAGGGATTTACAGAAGGAGCTGGGACTTACCTGCATCTTTATCGGCCACGGACTGGGGGCTGTGAACTATGTCAGCGACCGGATTGCCGTCATGTACCTGGGGAAGATGGTAGAGATTGCGGACCGGAAGGAGCTGTTTGACCACCCTCTTCATCCGTATTCCAGGGCTCTGTTCGAGGCGGTGCCCATCGCTGATCCGAGGAAACGAAGGAAGCGTTCAGAGGGAATTGTGGGCGGGGAGACTGCGTCAAATGTAAATACGCCTTCAGGATGTCCCTTCCACCCCAGATGCCCTCACTGTAAGGGGGAGTGCATGAGCAGGGAAATGGAGCTGAGGCCGGCGGTTCCCGGAAGCAGCCACCTGACAGCCTGTATCCGGTTTAAGGAATTAGAGAAGGAGGACGGGAAGGTATGA
- a CDS encoding ABC transporter permease: protein MTKYILKRILIAIPTLLGITMIDYAIMCFAGSPLEMLQGARISQEAIAAKEAAMGLDKPFYIQYFIWLGQLLSGNMGYSVKSYEAVSAMIGSHLGPTLLLMGVSLIVSLIMSVPAGIYSAIHQYSKGDYAVVTASFFGSSIPGFFLSLLLVYLFTVNLGILPSGGMTTLGTAGGAADVAAHMVMPVLVLSVSMAGTNIRYIRSAMLEILQQDYLRTARAKGIGRRMVIYKHALRNALVPIVTVIGMQIPVLFGGAVIVEQLFSWPGLGLMTMSAILNRDYPVIMGVCLLSAVVVLAANLVTDILYAIVNPAIQYD from the coding sequence ATGACAAAATATATACTGAAGCGTATTCTGATTGCTATTCCCACCCTGCTTGGCATTACCATGATTGACTATGCCATCATGTGTTTTGCGGGCAGTCCCCTGGAAATGCTTCAGGGAGCCCGTATTTCCCAGGAAGCCATTGCTGCCAAGGAGGCGGCCATGGGACTGGACAAACCCTTTTATATACAGTACTTTATCTGGCTTGGGCAGCTTCTATCCGGAAACATGGGGTACTCCGTGAAATCCTACGAGGCGGTCAGCGCCATGATTGGAAGCCATCTGGGACCAACCCTCCTTCTGATGGGGGTGTCGCTGATAGTAAGTCTTATCATGTCGGTGCCTGCCGGGATTTACAGCGCCATCCACCAGTATTCCAAGGGGGATTACGCTGTGGTCACAGCCTCCTTTTTCGGAAGCAGCATACCGGGATTTTTCCTGTCCCTGCTGCTAGTGTACCTGTTTACCGTGAATCTGGGCATACTGCCATCCGGAGGCATGACCACCCTGGGAACTGCGGGCGGCGCAGCGGATGTGGCGGCCCATATGGTGATGCCTGTGCTGGTGCTGTCTGTCTCCATGGCAGGTACCAATATCCGGTATATCCGCAGCGCCATGCTGGAAATCCTCCAGCAGGACTATCTGCGCACAGCCAGGGCCAAGGGAATCGGGCGCAGGATGGTCATATATAAGCACGCCCTGCGCAATGCCCTGGTGCCCATTGTGACGGTTATCGGCATGCAGATTCCGGTGCTGTTTGGCGGCGCGGTCATTGTGGAGCAGCTGTTTTCCTGGCCCGGACTGGGACTTATGACCATGAGCGCCATTCTGAACCGGGATTACCCGGTAATCATGGGCGTCTGCCTGCTTTCCGCCGTGGTGGTGCTGGCAGCCAACCTGGTGACGGATATTCTGTACGCCATTGTAAACCCGGCTATTCAGTATGACTGA